A part of Cystobacter fuscus DSM 2262 genomic DNA contains:
- a CDS encoding ArsR/SmtB family transcription factor: MLELTETFKALGDPTRLRILRLVGEARLNVSEVVSLVGVAQSSVSHHLTKLKALELIREERQGGFTYYSLMVDEKAPLWPLIRLAKDAPDEHGDLARLTELLQRREDALTLNEKLLEPGQSWRLWASALASLLPPLDVVDFGCGTGVLTVELARWARHVTAIDHNPVALDKARAEAGRLGLRNITFLEADLKALPLESGAQDLVVLSQSLHHVNSSERVLAEGARLLRPGGRMVVLELMPHDEQWVRSRLGHQHLGFEPAALQNAMRAAGLETPTLVAAPRDAASPFKAFLLTGTRPLAPALPLPSPSRPSSLAPRAP, translated from the coding sequence ATGCTCGAACTGACTGAAACCTTCAAGGCCTTGGGAGACCCGACGCGGCTGCGCATCCTGCGGCTCGTGGGCGAGGCCCGCCTCAACGTGTCCGAGGTGGTGTCGCTGGTGGGAGTGGCGCAGTCGTCGGTGTCGCACCATCTGACGAAGCTCAAGGCGCTGGAGCTCATCCGGGAGGAGCGCCAGGGTGGGTTCACCTACTACTCGCTGATGGTGGACGAGAAGGCACCGCTGTGGCCGCTCATCCGCCTGGCCAAGGACGCGCCCGACGAGCATGGCGACCTGGCCCGGCTGACGGAGCTGCTGCAGCGCCGGGAAGACGCGCTCACGCTCAACGAGAAGCTGCTCGAGCCGGGGCAGTCCTGGCGGCTGTGGGCCTCGGCGCTGGCCAGCCTGCTGCCACCCCTGGACGTGGTGGACTTCGGCTGTGGCACGGGCGTGCTCACGGTGGAGCTGGCGCGCTGGGCGCGGCACGTCACGGCCATCGACCACAACCCGGTCGCGCTGGACAAGGCCCGCGCCGAGGCCGGGCGCCTGGGGCTGCGCAACATCACCTTCCTCGAGGCCGACCTCAAGGCGCTGCCGCTCGAGAGCGGGGCGCAGGATCTGGTGGTGCTCTCGCAGAGCCTGCATCACGTGAACTCGAGTGAGCGCGTGCTCGCCGAGGGGGCGCGGCTGCTGCGGCCCGGTGGGCGCATGGTGGTGCTCGAGTTGATGCCGCATGACGAGCAGTGGGTGCGCTCGCGCCTGGGCCACCAGCACCTGGGCTTCGAGCCCGCGGCGCTCCAGAACGCGATGCGCGCGGCGGGGCTCGAGACGCCCACGCTGGTGGCCGCGCCGCGCGACGCCGCGTCTCCGTTCAAGGCCTTCCTCCTCACGGGCACGCGCCCCCTGGCGCCGGCCCTGCCGCTCCCCTCCCCCTCCCGTCCCTCTTCCCTCGCCCCCAGAGCCCCATGA
- a CDS encoding cation diffusion facilitator family transporter, whose amino-acid sequence MRRVDASPLARNRKVRTVLATILVANWAVALLKLILGLKSASAAVTADGVHSFIDGGSNVLALVAMSVASRPADEDHPYGHGKFEALASLGIGALIGTSMLELGRMALDSLLHGRHPEVTPLMVGVMVGTLLVNLGVTSVEQRWGRKLQSPLLLADARHTLSDVGVTLAVLASLGLVWLGFPKADGLVTLGVMVFVARVAWDIVKQAVGILSDTARLDKQKVATLTLQVPGVRSCHDVRSRGMEGTVYVDLKIEVDPQMSTAHAHELADAVEARLQAEFPEVVDVVVHVEPARARAALPPGKT is encoded by the coding sequence GTGCGCCGCGTGGACGCCTCCCCGCTCGCGCGCAACCGCAAGGTGCGCACCGTTCTCGCCACCATCCTCGTGGCCAACTGGGCCGTGGCCCTGCTCAAGCTCATCCTGGGCTTGAAGAGCGCCTCGGCCGCGGTGACGGCCGACGGCGTGCACTCCTTCATCGACGGTGGCTCCAACGTGCTCGCGCTCGTGGCCATGTCCGTGGCCTCGCGGCCCGCGGACGAGGATCACCCCTACGGCCACGGCAAGTTCGAGGCCCTCGCCTCCCTGGGCATTGGCGCGCTCATCGGTACCTCCATGCTGGAGCTGGGCCGCATGGCGCTCGACTCGCTGCTCCACGGCCGCCACCCCGAGGTGACGCCGCTCATGGTGGGCGTGATGGTCGGCACCCTGCTCGTCAACCTGGGCGTCACGAGCGTGGAGCAGCGCTGGGGACGCAAGCTCCAGAGTCCCCTGCTGCTCGCGGACGCCCGGCACACGCTCTCGGACGTGGGCGTCACGTTGGCGGTGCTCGCCTCGCTCGGGCTCGTGTGGTTGGGCTTCCCGAAGGCCGATGGCCTCGTGACGCTCGGGGTGATGGTCTTCGTCGCCCGGGTGGCGTGGGACATCGTCAAGCAGGCGGTGGGCATCCTCTCGGACACCGCACGGCTGGACAAACAGAAGGTGGCCACCCTCACCCTCCAGGTGCCGGGGGTGCGCTCCTGCCACGACGTACGCAGCCGGGGCATGGAGGGCACGGTGTACGTGGACCTGAAGATCGAGGTGGATCCCCAGATGTCCACGGCCCACGCCCATGAGCTGGCGGACGCGGTGGAAGCACGGCTCCAGGCGGAGTTCCCCGAGGTGGTGGACGTGGTGGTGCACGTCGAGCCGGCGCGCGCTCGCGCCGCCCTTCCTCCTGGAAAGACGTAG
- a CDS encoding sensor histidine kinase, with amino-acid sequence MTADSSGLKALLRMQRRNYFIGAGCLTLGLVLHCVVMQSFPRLLVGLQVTWSTLFALMGLCVGAGWLSMKWAGVIASVIGFVSLTSFILLSGGPESPYFSMYAALPFILAVFTPDSRLPTLLSGSVSLVAIVIVNAMADVPLPRVILQVTSYSTFLGLALVGTRMYRHMLEAQLGAHRARLHALEQLAESERLRARAALERAEVERLVLVGQLAAGVAHEVNNPLAFVKANLSYLQRETADETWKIEREEFRDVLDETKQGVMRIQQIVTDLRGFSRADGLTEQEPGVLEEALKEAKRLASVRLREGGEVSLALAPELPAVRLGQRHMVQVLVNLLINAADAAQSARPPRRPHIKVSAHREAGGVCLRVEDNGPGIPPDVLPRLFEPFFTTKPPGQGTGLGLALCRDYVARVGGTLHAENHSNGACFVLMLPAASDASSPAAYAVPNKRAPGSPEALG; translated from the coding sequence ATGACGGCCGACTCCTCGGGTTTGAAGGCCCTGCTGCGGATGCAGCGCCGAAACTACTTCATTGGTGCGGGCTGCCTGACGCTCGGGCTCGTGTTGCACTGCGTGGTGATGCAGTCCTTTCCCAGACTGCTCGTGGGCCTGCAGGTCACATGGTCCACGCTCTTCGCGCTGATGGGCCTCTGCGTGGGCGCGGGCTGGCTGTCGATGAAGTGGGCGGGGGTGATCGCCTCGGTCATCGGGTTCGTGTCCCTCACGAGCTTCATCCTCCTGAGTGGAGGCCCGGAGAGTCCCTACTTCAGCATGTACGCCGCCCTGCCCTTCATCCTGGCGGTGTTCACCCCCGACAGCCGCCTGCCGACGCTGCTGAGCGGGAGCGTGTCGCTCGTGGCGATCGTCATCGTGAACGCCATGGCCGACGTGCCCCTGCCGCGGGTGATCCTCCAGGTGACGAGCTACAGCACCTTCCTGGGACTGGCGCTCGTGGGCACGCGCATGTACCGGCACATGCTGGAGGCGCAGCTCGGAGCACACCGGGCGCGGCTCCATGCGCTCGAACAACTCGCGGAGAGCGAGCGCCTGCGCGCGCGTGCCGCGCTCGAGCGCGCGGAGGTGGAGCGGCTCGTGCTGGTGGGGCAACTGGCCGCCGGCGTGGCGCACGAGGTGAACAACCCCCTGGCCTTCGTGAAGGCCAACCTGAGCTACCTGCAGCGGGAGACCGCGGACGAGACGTGGAAGATCGAGCGCGAGGAGTTCCGGGACGTGCTCGACGAGACGAAGCAGGGAGTGATGCGCATCCAGCAGATCGTCACGGATCTGCGGGGCTTCTCGCGCGCGGACGGCTTGACGGAACAGGAACCGGGTGTGCTGGAGGAGGCCCTGAAGGAGGCGAAGCGGCTCGCCTCGGTGCGCCTGCGCGAGGGCGGCGAGGTCTCGTTGGCGCTCGCCCCGGAGCTGCCGGCGGTCCGGCTGGGGCAGCGGCACATGGTGCAGGTGCTGGTGAACCTGCTCATCAACGCGGCGGACGCGGCGCAGTCGGCCCGGCCCCCGCGCCGTCCCCACATCAAGGTGAGCGCGCACCGGGAGGCGGGAGGCGTGTGCCTGCGTGTGGAGGACAACGGGCCGGGCATCCCTCCGGACGTGCTGCCCCGCCTCTTCGAGCCCTTCTTCACCACCAAGCCCCCGGGCCAAGGGACGGGACTGGGGCTCGCCCTGTGCCGCGACTACGTGGCGCGCGTCGGGGGCACGCTCCACGCGGAGAACCACTCCAACGGGGCCTGCTTCGTCCTGATGTTGCCGGCGGCCTCGGACGCCTCCTCCCCCGCCGCCTACGCCGTCCCAAACAAGAGGGCCCCGGGTTCCCCCGAGGCCCTGGGATGA
- a CDS encoding homocysteine S-methyltransferase family protein, with protein sequence MSRPHHTAQELEQLFAQRIALLDGAMGSMVQTYPLTEADFRGERFKAHPKDLKGNNDLLCLTRPDVIEDIHARYFAAGADMAETNTFSSTSIAQADYELGSIVTELNVAAVACARRAALAAEAATPGRRCFVAGAIGPLNRTLSMSPDVNRPDYRAVTWDQVVDAYAEQVRALLSAGVDALLVETIFDTLNAKAALFAIDSCFEELGTRVPVMVSVTITDASGRTLSGQTISAFYHSIRHARPFSVGINCALGAKDMRPYMQELARIAECHVTCYPNAGLPNAFGGYDETPADMARALSDFAQQGWVNMVGGCCGSTPDHIAAIASAMSSFAPRAAIVPSHTMRLSGLEPLVVP encoded by the coding sequence ATGAGCCGGCCCCACCACACCGCCCAGGAACTCGAGCAGCTCTTCGCCCAGCGCATCGCCCTGCTGGATGGCGCCATGGGTTCCATGGTCCAGACCTATCCGCTCACCGAGGCGGACTTCCGCGGCGAGCGCTTCAAGGCGCACCCCAAGGATCTCAAGGGCAACAACGATCTGCTGTGCCTCACGCGGCCCGACGTCATCGAGGACATCCACGCGCGCTACTTCGCCGCGGGGGCCGACATGGCGGAGACGAACACCTTCAGCAGCACGTCCATCGCTCAGGCGGACTATGAGCTGGGCTCCATCGTCACCGAGCTGAACGTGGCCGCGGTGGCGTGCGCCCGCCGGGCCGCGCTGGCCGCCGAGGCCGCCACCCCGGGCCGGCGCTGCTTCGTCGCCGGGGCCATCGGGCCGCTCAACCGCACGCTGTCGATGTCGCCCGACGTCAACCGCCCCGACTACCGCGCGGTGACGTGGGATCAGGTGGTGGACGCCTACGCGGAGCAGGTGCGCGCGCTGCTGTCGGCCGGAGTGGACGCGCTGCTCGTGGAGACCATCTTCGACACGCTCAACGCCAAGGCCGCGCTCTTCGCCATCGACTCCTGCTTCGAGGAGCTGGGCACGCGCGTGCCCGTCATGGTGTCCGTCACCATCACCGACGCCTCCGGGCGCACGCTGTCCGGACAGACCATCAGCGCGTTCTACCACTCCATCCGCCATGCCCGGCCCTTCAGCGTGGGCATCAACTGCGCGCTCGGCGCCAAGGACATGCGGCCCTACATGCAAGAGCTGGCGCGGATCGCCGAGTGCCACGTCACCTGCTACCCCAACGCCGGCCTGCCCAATGCGTTCGGCGGCTACGACGAGACGCCCGCCGACATGGCGAGGGCGCTGAGCGACTTCGCCCAGCAGGGCTGGGTGAACATGGTGGGGGGCTGTTGTGGCTCGACGCCGGACCACATCGCCGCCATCGCCTCCGCCATGTCGTCCTTCGCGCCTCGCGCCGCGATTGTCCCCTCACACACCATGAGGCTCAGCGGTCTCGAGCCACTCGTCGTCCCCTAG
- the metH gene encoding methionine synthase, with protein MTNQASRFQIIGERTNITGSPKFAKALKAGDWDACLSIARQQVESGANILDINVDEALIDGEATMVKFLNLIAAEPEISRVPLMLDSSKWSVLEAGLKCIQGKGIVNSISLKDGEAEFLRRARLIRRYGAAAVVMAFDEQGQAATRDDKVRICTRAYRLLVDRVGFPPEDIIFDPNILTVATGIEEHNNYAVDFFEATRIIKATLPHAKVSGGVSNVSFSFRGNNPVREAIHTAFLYHGVAAGMDMGIVNAGMLGVYEEIPKELLEYVEDVLLNRRPDATDRLIAHAEQLKARQGGDSKLEVKEDLAWRNAPVAERLSHALVKGIDAFIEADTEEARLQYKRPLDIIEGPLMDGMRVVGDLFGAGKMFLPQVVKSARVMKRAVAWLTPFMEEEKRRHVEAGGEARTQGKVLLATVKGDVHDIGKNIVGVVLACNNYEVIDLGVMVPTEKILTTARQEKVDVIGLSGLITPSLDEMVNAAKEAKRLGFDVPLLIGGATTSHPHTSVKIAPEYAPGVVHVLDASRVVNVVSALLSPEQKPGFLAEVVEKQNRAREDFAARRVQRKLLTLEEARRRRATYDWAQVDIPRPEFLGTRVFDDVPLAEVVPFIDWGPFFNAWELYGAFPRILEDAVVGAEARKLYDDARVLLKRIVEEKRFTARAVLGFWPCNSAGDDIELYTDETRSKVLGTLRMLRQQAEKPPEQAHLCLADFVAPRDSGRIDYCGGFVVTAGHGVESFAERFRQKHDDYSAIMVQALGDRLAEAMAELMHKRAREFCGFGRHEDLSNEQLIREKYRGIRPAPGYPACPEHTEKGTLFALLEATKATGVSLTESYAMTPPSSVSGFYFNHPEAKYFGLGKIGRDQLEDYARRKGMSVDEAARWLGPQLDEDKAPATSVAA; from the coding sequence GTGACCAACCAGGCCTCGCGTTTTCAAATCATTGGCGAGCGGACCAACATCACCGGCTCTCCCAAGTTCGCCAAGGCGCTCAAGGCGGGCGACTGGGATGCTTGCCTCTCCATCGCCCGGCAGCAGGTGGAGTCGGGCGCCAACATCCTCGACATCAACGTCGACGAGGCGCTCATCGACGGTGAGGCGACGATGGTGAAGTTCCTCAACCTCATCGCCGCCGAGCCGGAAATCTCGCGCGTGCCGTTGATGCTCGACTCGTCGAAGTGGAGCGTGCTGGAGGCCGGCCTCAAGTGCATCCAGGGCAAGGGGATCGTCAACTCCATCTCGCTCAAGGACGGAGAGGCCGAGTTCCTGCGTCGCGCGCGGCTCATCCGCCGCTATGGCGCCGCCGCGGTGGTGATGGCCTTCGACGAGCAGGGGCAGGCGGCCACGCGTGACGACAAGGTGCGCATCTGCACGCGCGCCTACCGGCTGCTGGTGGACCGGGTGGGCTTCCCGCCGGAAGACATCATCTTCGATCCCAACATCCTCACCGTGGCCACGGGCATCGAGGAGCACAACAACTACGCCGTGGACTTCTTCGAGGCCACGCGCATCATCAAGGCCACCCTGCCCCACGCGAAGGTGTCGGGCGGCGTGTCCAACGTGTCCTTCTCGTTCCGGGGCAACAACCCGGTGCGCGAGGCGATCCACACCGCCTTCCTGTACCACGGCGTCGCCGCGGGCATGGACATGGGCATCGTCAACGCCGGCATGCTCGGCGTGTACGAGGAGATTCCCAAGGAGCTGCTCGAGTACGTCGAGGACGTGCTGCTCAACCGCCGCCCGGACGCGACGGATCGGCTCATCGCCCACGCCGAGCAACTCAAGGCGCGGCAGGGAGGCGACTCGAAGCTCGAGGTGAAGGAAGACCTCGCCTGGCGCAACGCCCCGGTGGCCGAGCGGCTCAGCCACGCGCTCGTCAAGGGCATCGATGCCTTCATCGAGGCGGACACCGAGGAGGCGCGGCTCCAGTACAAGCGCCCGCTGGACATCATCGAGGGCCCGCTGATGGACGGCATGCGCGTGGTGGGAGACCTCTTCGGCGCGGGCAAGATGTTCCTGCCGCAGGTGGTGAAGTCGGCGCGCGTGATGAAGCGCGCGGTGGCGTGGCTGACGCCCTTCATGGAGGAAGAGAAGCGGCGCCACGTGGAGGCGGGAGGCGAGGCGCGCACGCAGGGCAAGGTGCTGCTCGCCACGGTGAAGGGCGACGTGCACGACATCGGCAAGAACATCGTGGGCGTGGTGCTCGCCTGCAACAACTACGAGGTCATCGACCTGGGCGTGATGGTGCCCACCGAGAAGATCCTCACCACGGCGCGGCAGGAGAAGGTGGACGTCATCGGGCTGTCGGGGCTCATCACGCCCTCGCTCGACGAGATGGTGAACGCGGCGAAGGAAGCGAAGCGCCTGGGCTTCGACGTCCCGCTGCTCATCGGAGGCGCCACCACCAGCCATCCGCACACCTCGGTGAAGATCGCGCCGGAGTACGCACCCGGCGTGGTGCACGTGCTGGACGCCTCGCGCGTGGTGAACGTGGTGAGCGCGCTGCTGTCCCCCGAGCAGAAGCCGGGCTTCCTGGCCGAGGTGGTCGAGAAGCAGAACCGGGCCCGCGAGGACTTCGCCGCCCGCCGGGTGCAGCGCAAGCTGCTGACGCTCGAGGAGGCGCGTCGGCGCCGCGCCACGTATGACTGGGCACAGGTCGACATCCCCCGGCCCGAGTTCCTGGGCACGCGGGTGTTCGACGACGTGCCGCTCGCGGAGGTGGTGCCCTTCATCGACTGGGGCCCCTTCTTCAACGCCTGGGAGCTGTACGGGGCCTTCCCGCGCATCCTCGAGGACGCCGTGGTGGGCGCCGAAGCGCGCAAGCTGTACGACGACGCGCGGGTCCTGCTCAAGCGCATCGTCGAGGAGAAGCGCTTCACGGCGCGGGCGGTGCTGGGCTTCTGGCCCTGCAACTCCGCGGGTGATGACATCGAGCTGTACACCGATGAGACGCGCTCGAAGGTGCTGGGCACGCTGCGCATGTTGCGGCAGCAGGCCGAGAAGCCGCCGGAGCAGGCCCACCTGTGCCTGGCGGACTTCGTGGCGCCGAGGGACAGCGGCCGCATCGACTACTGCGGGGGCTTCGTGGTGACGGCGGGGCACGGCGTGGAGTCCTTCGCCGAGCGCTTCCGCCAGAAGCACGACGACTACTCGGCCATCATGGTGCAGGCGCTGGGAGACCGCCTCGCCGAGGCGATGGCGGAGCTGATGCACAAGCGCGCCCGTGAGTTCTGTGGCTTCGGCAGGCACGAGGATCTGTCCAACGAGCAGCTCATCCGCGAGAAGTACCGCGGCATCCGTCCGGCGCCCGGCTATCCCGCGTGTCCGGAGCACACGGAGAAGGGCACGCTCTTCGCGCTGCTCGAGGCCACGAAGGCGACGGGAGTGTCGTTGACGGAGAGCTATGCGATGACGCCGCCCAGCAGCGTCAGCGGCTTCTACTTCAACCACCCCGAGGCGAAGTACTTCGGGCTGGGGAAGATCGGCCGGGATCAGCTCGAGGACTACGCGCGCCGCAAGGGGATGTCGGTCGACGAGGCGGCGCGGTGGCTCGGCCCCCAGCTCGACGAGGACAAGGCCCCGGCGACGAGCGTGGCGGCCTGA
- a CDS encoding SpoIID/LytB domain-containing protein: MHKVVLALLALVLVTCATPRPPPVAAPSPAATVEPRPGPHALDGGASAPAAGAHGLSAEPDLKSVDELLPAPDTLRRLDFRGGEPQVPIGLMQGRREVRFSPRGRMRLRFGGEEGRVLEAPAGSVWTVRVTEGSPAELSSYLQLAEVPFPDKAGLAEAQAQWRARGVAVRVHVLGVLYGIAGKVIDNRRYLLLSQEQLSPTEAPARQAELLREYGARTTLFEEVRVPSRAILEVRDESGGVVGLAQDSVLAETLDESGFDVRQVEHDVGYDNHGFEDRSFRGTLQLTVDRHGTLAAVNLVRLEDLLKGLVPSEIYARAHPEALKAQAVTARGEVLAKVGIKHLADPFLLCSEQHCAVYRGRTGEAASTTAAVEATRGEGLFSQQGRLVDSVYSAVCGGHTEDNDVVWGGPPNPNLRGRPDVLGPTEGLPGPDSLSEYLRAELPTACRLSTFAQPSKYRWEKRFSVEQVNAFTASLGVGPVRALSLGERGVSGRARTLTVAGERGVTQVRGELNIRRLFGMLNSSMALVDEERDAEGHLLGWHFRGGGWGHGVGMCQTGAIGRAEAGQRYQDILRFYFNGAEVAPIY; encoded by the coding sequence TTGCACAAAGTCGTCCTCGCCCTCCTCGCGCTCGTCCTCGTCACCTGCGCCACGCCCCGTCCCCCTCCGGTGGCGGCGCCCTCGCCCGCCGCCACCGTGGAGCCCCGCCCCGGGCCCCACGCCCTGGACGGCGGAGCGTCCGCTCCCGCCGCGGGTGCCCACGGGCTCTCCGCCGAGCCCGATCTCAAATCCGTCGACGAGCTGCTGCCCGCGCCGGACACGCTCCGGCGCCTGGACTTCCGGGGCGGCGAGCCCCAGGTGCCCATCGGCTTGATGCAGGGCCGGCGCGAGGTGCGCTTCTCGCCCCGGGGGCGGATGCGGCTGCGCTTCGGCGGCGAGGAGGGCCGGGTCCTCGAGGCCCCCGCGGGCTCGGTGTGGACGGTGCGGGTGACGGAGGGTTCACCCGCCGAGCTGTCCTCGTACCTCCAGCTCGCGGAGGTGCCCTTCCCGGACAAGGCGGGACTGGCCGAGGCCCAGGCCCAGTGGCGCGCCCGGGGCGTGGCGGTACGCGTGCACGTGCTGGGCGTGCTCTACGGCATCGCCGGCAAGGTCATCGACAACCGGCGCTACCTGCTGCTGTCCCAGGAGCAGCTCTCTCCCACCGAGGCGCCCGCGCGTCAGGCGGAGCTGCTGCGCGAGTACGGCGCGCGCACCACCCTCTTCGAGGAGGTCCGCGTCCCCTCGCGCGCCATCCTCGAGGTGCGTGACGAGTCCGGCGGCGTGGTGGGGCTCGCCCAGGACTCGGTCCTCGCGGAGACACTGGACGAGTCCGGCTTCGACGTGCGGCAGGTGGAGCACGACGTGGGCTACGACAACCACGGCTTCGAGGACCGGAGCTTCCGGGGCACGCTCCAGCTCACGGTGGATCGCCACGGCACGCTCGCGGCGGTGAACCTGGTGCGGCTGGAGGATCTGCTCAAGGGGCTGGTGCCCTCGGAGATCTACGCGCGGGCACACCCGGAGGCCCTCAAGGCGCAGGCGGTGACGGCGCGCGGAGAGGTACTGGCCAAGGTGGGCATCAAACACCTGGCGGATCCCTTCCTCTTGTGCTCCGAGCAGCACTGCGCGGTGTACCGCGGGCGCACGGGCGAGGCGGCCAGCACCACGGCGGCGGTGGAGGCCACCCGGGGCGAGGGACTCTTCTCCCAGCAGGGGCGGCTGGTGGACTCGGTGTACAGCGCGGTGTGCGGGGGCCACACGGAGGACAACGACGTCGTCTGGGGCGGCCCCCCCAACCCCAACCTGCGCGGGCGTCCCGACGTGCTGGGCCCCACCGAAGGGCTGCCCGGCCCGGACTCCCTCTCCGAGTACCTGCGCGCGGAGCTGCCCACGGCCTGCCGACTCTCCACCTTCGCGCAGCCGAGCAAGTACCGCTGGGAGAAGCGCTTCAGCGTGGAGCAGGTGAACGCCTTCACGGCCAGCCTGGGGGTGGGCCCCGTGCGGGCGTTGAGCCTCGGGGAGCGGGGCGTGTCCGGCCGGGCCCGCACCCTCACGGTGGCCGGCGAGCGCGGGGTGACGCAGGTGCGCGGCGAGCTGAACATCCGCCGCCTCTTCGGCATGCTCAACAGCTCCATGGCGCTGGTGGACGAGGAGCGTGACGCGGAGGGCCACCTCCTCGGCTGGCACTTCCGGGGCGGCGGCTGGGGCCACGGCGTGGGCATGTGCCAGACGGGCGCCATCGGCCGGGCCGAGGCGGGCCAGCGCTATCAGGACATCCTGCGCTTCTACTTCAACGGCGCCGAGGTCGCGCCCATCTACTGA
- a CDS encoding energy transducer TonB family protein — protein sequence MGLLALLAYIQVNLPPEPKPKPPSAVALRPMTAQEWEKNRGPLSNTPSTAKAPPPKKKEEKKPEKRPDGQVVDVAPGNRQEAPDAKYLAEQDNKVEKETRAREQTAHYKTAQPRTTAREARQGSGVSEEQAGHVAGNNGRGADDRPLSEGGKKSAFELPDARRKQEIAMRQDPNNRGPGMDVSNRDESDEVVGNAKRLRIQEGSGDGEEGSEGRVGSSGLARLMPSQAVMDQIIGGAPNDHLKDVDEGDGTFLNTREWKYASFFNRVKQSVGTHWNPNMALMRRDPTGATYAGRDRHTLVRVTLDEQGKVADITIEKSCGLDFLDMEAVESFRRAQPFPNPPPGLLEDDAKVRFSFGFFMDMGGGPRMRLFRQPN from the coding sequence GTGGGCCTGCTCGCCCTCCTGGCGTACATCCAGGTGAACCTGCCCCCCGAGCCCAAGCCCAAGCCTCCGAGCGCCGTGGCGCTGCGGCCCATGACGGCCCAGGAGTGGGAGAAGAACCGGGGTCCCCTGTCCAACACCCCCTCCACCGCGAAGGCCCCGCCTCCGAAGAAGAAGGAGGAGAAGAAGCCCGAGAAGCGTCCGGACGGACAGGTGGTGGACGTGGCGCCCGGCAACCGTCAGGAAGCGCCGGACGCGAAGTACCTCGCCGAGCAGGACAACAAGGTGGAGAAGGAGACGCGCGCGCGCGAGCAGACGGCCCACTACAAGACGGCCCAGCCCCGCACGACGGCGCGCGAGGCGCGCCAGGGCTCCGGCGTGAGCGAGGAGCAGGCGGGGCACGTGGCGGGCAACAACGGCCGGGGCGCGGATGACCGGCCCTTGAGCGAGGGCGGCAAGAAGTCCGCCTTCGAGCTGCCCGATGCCCGGCGCAAGCAGGAGATCGCCATGCGGCAGGATCCGAACAACCGCGGGCCCGGCATGGACGTGTCCAACCGCGACGAGAGCGACGAGGTCGTCGGCAACGCGAAGCGGCTGCGCATCCAGGAGGGCTCGGGCGACGGCGAAGAGGGCTCCGAGGGCCGCGTGGGCAGCTCGGGACTCGCCCGGCTCATGCCCTCGCAGGCGGTGATGGATCAGATCATCGGCGGCGCCCCGAATGATCACCTCAAGGACGTGGACGAGGGGGACGGCACCTTCCTCAACACGCGCGAGTGGAAGTACGCGAGCTTCTTCAACCGGGTGAAGCAGAGCGTGGGCACGCACTGGAATCCGAACATGGCGCTTATGCGCCGGGATCCCACGGGCGCCACCTACGCCGGCAGGGATCGCCACACGCTGGTGCGCGTCACCCTGGACGAGCAGGGCAAGGTGGCGGACATCACCATCGAGAAGAGCTGCGGCCTGGACTTCCTGGACATGGAGGCCGTCGAGTCCTTCCGCCGCGCCCAGCCCTTCCCCAATCCTCCGCCGGGCCTGTTGGAGGATGACGCCAAGGTGCGCTTCTCCTTTGGTTTCTTCATGGACATGGGCGGGGGCCCCCGGATGAGACTCTTCCGCCAGCCCAACTGA
- a CDS encoding alpha/beta fold hydrolase yields the protein MDMPLVTKGDPGHPAILFLHGAGVSGWMWEPQMEPLSSRYHCLAVDLPGFGKNTAAPWGSLAHTAEQLARLVATRTRTGSAHVVGLSLGGHLALRLLADHPRVCGDVIVSGVTTQPFSSPRAMRLMYAALMRLSTTKVVLQMSARAMKIPAAYMERFLEDMRTSSTVVMKAVFEELLGSRLPDALGAASGFDGAAHRVLAVAGSREHPKIRAELPDYTRLISGAWAARVPDAGHTWNVEHPELFTRMIDDWFGGHQLTPGLVRVEGSAA from the coding sequence ATGGACATGCCGCTGGTGACGAAGGGGGACCCGGGGCATCCGGCCATCCTGTTCCTGCATGGGGCCGGCGTCAGTGGCTGGATGTGGGAGCCCCAGATGGAGCCGCTCTCGAGTCGCTACCACTGCCTCGCGGTGGACCTGCCGGGATTTGGCAAGAACACGGCCGCGCCCTGGGGGTCCCTGGCCCATACGGCCGAGCAGCTCGCCCGGCTCGTCGCCACCCGGACGCGGACGGGCTCCGCCCATGTCGTGGGCCTGTCCCTGGGGGGACACCTCGCCCTGCGGCTGCTGGCCGATCATCCGCGGGTCTGCGGCGACGTCATCGTCAGCGGGGTCACCACCCAGCCCTTCTCCTCGCCTCGGGCGATGCGGCTGATGTACGCGGCCCTGATGCGCCTGAGCACGACGAAGGTGGTGCTCCAGATGAGCGCGCGGGCGATGAAGATCCCCGCCGCCTACATGGAGCGCTTCCTCGAGGACATGCGCACCTCGTCGACCGTGGTGATGAAGGCGGTGTTCGAGGAGCTGCTGGGCTCGCGGCTTCCCGATGCGCTGGGGGCGGCTTCCGGTTTCGACGGTGCCGCCCATCGGGTGCTCGCCGTCGCGGGCTCGCGGGAGCATCCGAAGATTCGCGCCGAGCTGCCGGACTACACCCGGCTGATCTCCGGCGCATGGGCCGCCCGTGTACCGGACGCGGGCCACACCTGGAACGTGGAGCACCCGGAGCTGTTCACGCGGATGATCGACGACTGGTTCGGCGGGCACCAGTTGACCCCGGGCCTCGTCCGTGTGGAGGGGAGCGCGGCGTAG